The DNA window AATTCTcgcctctttctctcccttttaaaTCTCTTGGGCTTGGTGATCTCTTTCCTCATTGCAATTATGATTATTTGCAACATCAGTGCCATCAAAGATTGGAGCACTTTCCTCTCCCAGATCCTCCCCAGCGTTAACAAAACTCTGAACTTGGTACAGCAAGTGGAAGCCACTACTAGCTCGGTGGTAAGCGTCCTCCAGGACCCTGAGCAGGACAACTACCTGTCCAACAGCCAGTCCATGAACTCCAGCAACTTCACAGCTGGCCTGGACCACTTGTTCCAGTACTCATACTCGGACAATGACCAGCTTTACAAAGAGTACAAACCCCCTCCTCGAGACACCATTCCTCTGCCCAAAGCTGTCCTCTACCTTCTCATGGCAGCGCTGGTGGTGGTAGCAGTGGCGTACGCCATCGTTGGGCATCTCATCAAGGACCTCGTTTATGACTTTATAGGTGAGTCTGGGCATTACGTGTTGTGTGCGTGTGGTCAAAAAGAGCCTGGTGCAAAGCCTGGGGATGCTGGCTGGTGTCTGTCCTTTGATTTGGGTGGGGTTTAGACCAAGCCCTGACCCTTTCACGTTTACAAGAGTGTGAGTTTATCTGGTGTGCTGGGTGCTCCAAACTGAGCTGTATGTCAATCAGCTCCCCAGAGAAAATCCTTAGGTTTAGCCCCTTTCCTAAAGAAATGAGGCttgtgtgtgtgcgcacgtGTGTATAAATGTGTATGTGCATACATTTGTGCTGCCAAACGATTGCAAAATCCATTGGCTAGTTTCAACTTATCTTGGATTAGAGGCCTCCAAAATTAAAAGTTTCATGGCAACAGATACCGGAGCACAGGATAACAACCCACTAGTGCTTTGTGAAGGAAAAGTTAATCCCTTATCAGACACCAGTGAATCCATAAACTCCTAGGAAACACAGCTCAGCAGTCTGGCTCCCTTGTACAGCACCTAGCACAACCGTCACAGCCTCTGAGGCAGCTGCAACAAATCTATAACATGAGAG is part of the Phalacrocorax carbo chromosome 6, bPhaCar2.1, whole genome shotgun sequence genome and encodes:
- the SMIM44 gene encoding small integral membrane protein 44, producing the protein MIICNISAIKDWSTFLSQILPSVNKTLNLVQQVEATTSSVVSVLQDPEQDNYLSNSQSMNSSNFTAGLDHLFQYSYSDNDQLYKEYKPPPRDTIPLPKAVLYLLMAALVVVAVAYAIVGHLIKDLVYDFIDWIFGPSPDDNSNKSDVNCISNSVNEMSEMPEAPRCQDHHPQDVVIAIGETCHLPQQT